In Microbulbifer agarilyticus, the DNA window CTACCGACAAGTTCCTTACCCAAGACAGCCGTCTGCCCGAGAGTATTCTGGTGCAGACCGTAACTGGCGACTACGTTGACGAGCACAACGAACTGGTCGATCCAGCGGATACCGACATGCTGCTTGTGCCTGACCCGGATTCAATCCGCCTCAACCCTTGGGCAAATGAGCCAACTGCGCAGATCATTCACGACTGCTACACCCGCGATGGCAAGCCCCACCCAATTAGCTCGCGCAATATTCTGAAGTTTGTTCTGGATAAATACGCCGAGCAGGGCTGGAAGCCGGTAGTCGCACCGGAAGTTGAATTTTACCTGGTAAAGAAAAACCTCGACCCGAACGAGGAACTCTCCGCGCCGGTTGGCCGCTCTGGCCGCACCGAGAAAACACGTCAGTCCTACAGTATTGATGCGGCAAACGAGTACGAGCCCATCATTGAGGACATGTACGATTTCTCGGAAGCCCAGGGCCTTGACGTGGACACGCTGATTCACGAATCCGGGACCGCCCAAATGGAAATCAACTTCCTGCACGGCGACCCATTAAAACTGGCGGACCAGGTCTTTACCTTCAAGCGCACCGTACGTGAAACCGCCCTGCGCCACGGTATCTATGCCACATTTATGGCAAAACCCATGGCCGACGAACCGGGCAGTGCATTACATCTGCACCAGAGTATTGTGGACGTTAATACCGGTAAAAATATTTTTGTGGACGACGAAGGTGCGGAAAACGTACGCTTCATGCACTTCATCGGTGGCATGCAGAAATATACCCCGGGATTCATGACCTTCTTCGCGCCCAACGTTAACTCCTATCGTCGTTTTACCAAGGAAAACGCCGCGCCGATCAGCCTGCATTGGGGTTACGACAACCGGACCACAGGCCTGCGTGTACCGGACAGTTCTCCTCAGGCCAAACGTCTGGAGAACCGCTTCCCCGGTGCCGACTGTAACCCGTACCTGGCAATTGCCACGTCGCTCGCCTGCGGCTACCTGGGCATGATGAACAAAATCGAGCCCACCAAAGCCTATGAAGGCGATTGCTCCGTTGAGCCGATCTCCCTGCCCCGCACCCAGGAACACGCACTCAGTCTGATGGCCGAATGCCCTGAAGCGGTGGAAATGTTCGGCGATACTTTTGTGCGCGCGTGGGCTGCAATCAAGCGCGATGAGTACGAAGAGTTCAACCGCGTAATCAGTTCGTGGGAGCGTGAGTTTCTGCTGCTGAATGTTTAGTTACGCTGTTATATAAAAAAGCCCGGCATATGCCGGGCTTTTTTGTATCAGAATTTCACCTCAGCCTATTTATGGCTCGGATCTTTCCAATAGTCCTTCACGGTATCTTTCATCTCCCGCGCCAGGATCGAAATACCGAACAGGTTCGGTAATGTCATTAACACGATCGCGACTGCCGAGAGATTCCAGATAACCGTCGTATCCTCAATCGCCGCCCAGAAGAAGGCAACCACGTAAACCAAGCGGTAAGGCATCACCGCTTTCGGCCCGAACAGGTAAATCATCGAGCGGTCCCCGTAGTAGGACCAGGCGATTGCGGTGGAGAATGCAAACAACAGGATCCCCAACGTGACGATGTAGCTACCATACTCGCCGAAGAAACCTTTCTGGAACGCACGGTTGGTCAGCGCCACCGAGTGCAACAGCGAGTTACCCCAGACATCCACATTGGGATTCACCAAACGCCCATTGTTCACATTCAGAACGCCGGAGAAGTTATCGCCCGCAACACGGAACTCGACATCTTCGGCAACGGAACGGGAATTCAGGATCGTAAATTCGTTTTCATTGAGCGGACGACCATCGGCCACAACAATAGCACCGGTGTACGCGGTGACTTCACTACTCTGGTTGCTCAGGAACCCAAACAGCTGCTTAACGTCGGCCTCGTCCTTGTCCGAGTAGGTACCGGCAACAACCATCATATCTGCCCGTTCGAACTGGTTCATATGCTTCTCGGTCCACACACCGGAAGAAAGAATCACCAGGCCGGTCAGAGTACAAATGATCAGAGTATCAATGAACGGCTCCAACAGGGATACCATCCCCTCGGACACTGGCTCATCCGCACGCGCCGCGGCGTGCGCAATCGGCGCGG includes these proteins:
- a CDS encoding glutamine synthetase family protein, giving the protein MDKITQWLAEHSISEVECLVPDMSGNARGKFTPTDKFLTQDSRLPESILVQTVTGDYVDEHNELVDPADTDMLLVPDPDSIRLNPWANEPTAQIIHDCYTRDGKPHPISSRNILKFVLDKYAEQGWKPVVAPEVEFYLVKKNLDPNEELSAPVGRSGRTEKTRQSYSIDAANEYEPIIEDMYDFSEAQGLDVDTLIHESGTAQMEINFLHGDPLKLADQVFTFKRTVRETALRHGIYATFMAKPMADEPGSALHLHQSIVDVNTGKNIFVDDEGAENVRFMHFIGGMQKYTPGFMTFFAPNVNSYRRFTKENAAPISLHWGYDNRTTGLRVPDSSPQAKRLENRFPGADCNPYLAIATSLACGYLGMMNKIEPTKAYEGDCSVEPISLPRTQEHALSLMAECPEAVEMFGDTFVRAWAAIKRDEYEEFNRVISSWEREFLLLNV